TCAGGAAGCACTTATTTAACATtggcctagcttcttgtgcgaATTACGGATTCTGTGACTTGGAGTCTGAAACACCAGAACACTACCTAATCGACAGCACAGCGGTCTGTAGGCGCTGAATAAAGGTCCTTGGattcatgtttccaaatagggatcacatcgtctcaatagcacctagcagtatattggaatttatcaactTTCTGAGACTAGTTAACAAGTTGTGACTTAGGTGAGAGcgcaatagaccctaggtcgggGTGCAATCCTCACTTACTTATCTAAACTAATCTAATATAATACAAATCGCTTCAAAAGAGAATAGCTATGTAGAAAACATGAGGACTTTCCACTTTTTTCTCTTACATACTATATTATCTATTTACTTCATTATCTACactaagtttaatttaatttcaaaatttctttaactTTCTTACAGATAACGCAAACACAGCAACCCTAAAGCTAATGAATCATTAGTTTTGTGGATTCCAGACAAACAAGTATCCGCCTTTGCGACAGCATCGTACACGCCCCGCGGAACAATAAAGATCTAAACACCAGACAAACTCAAAGCCGTCACAATGACGACAAAACCAGCAACAGTAACGCTGGGCATTAGTGGCCGCCTTGGTGGTAAAACCAATACTAACAACAACCATAACAACACTGCCTCATTTACCGCACGCCCCGCACATATCACACAAGCATCGCCCACCGTGGCGAAACGTGGACACATCCGGTCCGCGTCGCTGGAGAACGGCAATTCCTTCACAGCCAAGAACACACTCGGTTTGCCCGTGGCAACAGCACgcgaacagcaacaacaacaccagcagcaaCAGATAAACTTAATGAGTCACACCGGCACGCTGAAGTCGCGCAATGAGCAAAAGCGCATGCGCGGACAGAAATTCGGCAGTCACAGCAGTTTGGATCAGGATGCGTTGCCCAGCAGTGCAGGGCGGACCAAATTTCAGAATATACgccaaatatttgaaataaccAAAAAGCGAACATTCGGTGGCAGTAGCGGCGGTGGGAGTGGTAGCGGTACTGCGACTGCCGGCGATGCAGATAAAATGTCTGCCAGCACCAACAGTATCAGCAACAGTCAAGCGCAGTCCAACGGCGTTGATAATCAACGTTTGAACACACAACCGCATGtcgcaacaaccacaacaacaacacacggCGCCACCCCCAGCACCGCACCTGCACTAATGTCGACCTCCATGCCGAGCCTACAGCTGCGCCAACACACCCAAGCATCCTATCAGCAACATCAGCAATTGGTGCGTAAACCCACGCCAACGCTGACGCTGATGGGCGCCAACGGAAGCGGAAATCGCAGCAGTTACTCGGAAATAAGCGATCGGCTGAGCATAGCGGAGAGTGTTGGCGGCAGCAGCGGCAGTTGCATGTCTGGCAGCTTCACTAATATGGCTGGCAATGCGCTGGATGCGAAACAGAAACTGCgcttgcaacaacaattacagcagcagcaacagctggtgcaacaacaacagcagcagctgcagcaacagCACCTGCAGGCGCAGCGGCAACACTCACAGCCCGCAATGGGTCAGTTGGCGCACctacatcaacaacaacaacaacaaatgcagcaacaacagcaacacatgcagcagcaacaacaactgcaattaCAGCAAATGCAACAGCAGCCGcagccacagcaacaacaacaacaattgcaattacaacaaatgcaacaacaacaacgcagttCCGGCGACATATCACACTTGCAACACAtttcaacagcagcaacaggtcaaactgcaacaacaacaacaatgaatggCAGTGTCGGCGTTGGAGAAACCGGCGAGCAGGTTTGTAACTAGATTTCACACCTATTAATAcactcgcacacacatacacacatacacatgtatttcaTATATCTAACCAAACATCGGCGAACTCAAATTTCGCCTCATTCGCACTCTGTGGAGTCGCGGTGCGCTGTTTGCAAATAAATCTTGGGTGTGTCAGTGTCACtaaacaactgcaacaacaactgcaaacaacTAAACAATCGCTTGCATTTGGTACAGCAACAGCATTAGCCTCCGCAACGACTCAAGCAGCCGGCTTCGCTCATTCATGGCCGTTCCCAGTGGCACCGTTCGGCGAGCGTAGATTGCTGTGTCTGTCAGTCGGTCGCTGGGGCGCTGGGTCGAGTTTGCTTTCAACTATTTTATTCCACTTCATTTGCTTACATTTATAGCTTTTGCTTAGTCATTCAGTTTTCCGCGAACTGCTAATACCTTTTGCATTTACTTTTCTtccttctcttctcttctctttttCTATCGCAGCAGTCGAAGCCATCAGCAGCGcttgcaacaactacaacagctGCACCAGctacaatagcagcaacaacaacagccacacCAACGATGTCTGTGATGACGTCGTATGAGAATCTTTTGCGTCCCATCGCCTTCAAGCCAATCCCCTTCGAGCCGGACTACAGCTTACAGCACGGTCGTTATATTGCCGGCGATGTGACTGCAGCGACAacagcagcggcggcggcgaACTCAAATGTGGCGACGGCAGTTGTGGGCGATCGTTATGGCTCTACGCCATCTCTGGCAGCGGCTCAGGGTTCGAACAGTATGCGTTTTGGCAGTAAGTAATTAATGATCGGGCAAACTATTGATTGGTGATGGGTTCGGTTCGTTAGGTGCGCTTATGTTTGCGCCTACTTCGTTGTGTTTGATTTGCAACGGCGTGTGATTGTCTATGATTGCATTTGGTTTTGTCCCAAATATTGTGGGTACAATCCCAAagttttgtgtatttatttgaCCATTTCTCGGTATGAAACAATTAGATGCTGCAGTTCATCTGTAGATTGTCCGTTGCCAGTATCATGGTAACAACTTTACTCAATTTTTTCATGCTTGCTTTgcttcaaatacatatgttggtTGCAAAACCTCATCTAATTCTAATTCATACAATTTTGTCACCGTTTTCACTGATTTATAATACGGATAACTGATGTGCATGTTGAATTGCACGTTTCCCAATCATTTTTTCATGTAATCCACTCGGATAAGCATGGAATGGACTACGAAATGAGTTTATGGTGGCATTTTTCAGCCATTATCACATATCACTAGATATCCAAGTGGTTCCTTTGATCTCATTAACTTATCAGGTATTTCCGTCATTTAACGATCATCAAACATCAATCTATGGAATTTGTTGATGACCTGTAAGGAATTGAGCAATTCCCTTAAGGGGATACATGGGTTTCTTTGGATGAAAAACAATCttttttcaacgattttttttctcatataaaatatgaaatattttatttgagttttctattgttacaaacatacactattaacaaagaaattctgaaattttcaactCGGCCATAGCGATGCCATTTccccttaaaaaaaaatatgcgacattttattaattagttgtaattaaaaaattatccttCGTCCaattctttaagaattgtacctccaaaactaaatttaatgaatatgaatgaagtattatagttctcgagaaatctctccaatcgacttcaaaaatacagtttcaaaaaaacgcgtttaaagacggcgcacttagcctagctagccttgaACTCCTTAACATTTTGTTAGTAATTGACTTTTATAAAAGCTTGATTTGAAAAACTATTCGACTCGAATagggtatataaagttttcCACGCGATCTGTGACATCTAAAAGGAAACGTCAGAAACCCTAtaaagggttatatatgtatgtaattgatctacgtgacgagctgagtcgatttagccttgttcgtatgtctgtatataacGAAGCGGTCTtttagtttatgagatatccATCTGAAATCTTGCACCCGTATTTTTCTCATTAAgatgctgctcatttgccgAAACAGACGGTATGGGATCGcaatagcataaagctgccatatgaactgaacgatcgtaatcaagagtttgtatgaaaaactatttcatttaatgacctattttcaagaaattttggaAAGATTTTAGATTGGATCGCTGATCAATTAAACTagagttcttgtgtggaaaatttcTTTGTGAAGAGTTTTCAACCTTGGGTACAATCCCcccataattccggccgtttttatgaatatgtagattcgcgcaaacgacgcatgacactcaaatagtattccttattgacaattttgctggtcgataatcgaagaaaactgtcaacaaaactTAGATTTTTGACCTGTTTTGACGTGGATTTTCggccacgatattcggctgattgatcgtctgtttcttGGTCAGAaccatagatccaagactcatcttctgtaataatacgtttcatgatatcTTGAAAGTCGGAAAGAATTATTTCAAAGACGTCAACgagacgctgtttttcgaaaatttaatgatttcgGAACCAATTatgctttcacttttattaggcccaaatgatcttttaaaCTGGTTTTCAccgatccttccgatattccaacgatgccaagactgactgttaatcgtcggtTTTCAAGCAGCAATACCTTTATTTAATTGacttgttgatcatcagttaatGTTGACGGCCGTGCTGAACGTGGTGCGTCGTCAAGGCGATTTAGacattctttaataaatttctattagtcaaaaacacttgttcgcaacaaacaattatcaccaaaTGCCTTTTCAACATGCTGGACGTTTcgacaccagaaatttgattccgcacaaaaaattaaatggaactTCTTTCTTGAATAATCTCACTCTTCGTAAAAATGGCTAAATGTACTTTATGTACCTGAGAAAGCCAATCGTATACctaacactaatgattattttgatgtgacatttgctATAGATATCACTGACAATCATACCTacctaggaaaaaaaaattcatcgaATGGGTTTTcgaacaaattttatattacaaagtcttactattttttgctcacagtattATATCTCAAtatgatttcaaaaatattcaaacctATAAAATTTCGAGTTATTTACCGACGTAAATCGAATTTGTGTCTCTATTTAACTAAAATTGCTTGCGATCAGTGAAGTGAATTAAACTTCGGGTCTTCCTGAAGTCttcctcatatatgtatgtatattcggcTATCTTCGTTTATATATACAACATTGCACCTAACATATTGCTTTGGAAAATGTGCGGGGTGTATAAGGAAACATTATTAATTACTACCAGCAATGTTTCGAAACTCCATAACCGACACAAAAATTCAGCTAAAGCGCCACACATTTCGAAACAATTATTGCAATACTTTATTAATGATTACATGCCTACATGTAAACTTACAATTAAACTTAAGCTTAGACTTATAGCTTGTTATTTATGTGGCAGCGATTTTAAAAGCTTTGTCTTCTTCTTTCACTTCGCTACTTTGCAGGCACGTCTGATTTGCGGCATGGCAGCGCCGGCGGTGGCAGCGGTGCTGGTGTCGGTGCTGGCGGTGGTGTGCTCGGAGGAGGCATGGCCGTTGGCGCTTATTCAAGCAATAATTATTGCAACAGTCTCATGGCGCGCCGTCGTGGTTCCAGATCGTTGAAAATCAACGATAGCATGGAATCGATTCGGCATACACCGGATTCGGACGCGAATAGTCAAAGTAGCACAATGTAAGCCaaggaaattaaattgaaatagaaATCGCTAAAGCGCTAATAGAAACTTTTATATGCACTTAACTCATTTTAATGGCATTCACAGCAAATCGACGGGCAGCAGCGCACACAACAacgccagcaacaacagcaatggtCTGCAGCAAAACGCTATGCTCGGCGGCACAAGCAACTTCGGTTTCATTGGCGTGGGCAGCACAGCCGGCAGTGGCAGTGGCAACTCGAGTGGCAGCGCCGGCAATGGCAGTGGCAAGTATCTGCTGAGCGAACAGTGCGATATGACGCCTTCACCGTCCGACTCGGGCATATCAGACTTGGAAGCGGCGCTTAAGGATCGCGATTCGGAACTCTCCTATCTACGCCAAACAATGGAG
The DNA window shown above is from Bactrocera tryoni isolate S06 chromosome 4, CSIRO_BtryS06_freeze2, whole genome shotgun sequence and carries:
- the LOC120775723 gene encoding myb-like protein P isoform X3; its protein translation is MTTKPATVTLGISGRLGGKTNTNNNHNNTASFTARPAHITQASPTVAKRGHIRSASLENGNSFTAKNTLGLPVATAREQQQQHQQQQINLMSHTGTLKSRNEQKRMRGQKFGSHSSLDQDALPSSAGRTKFQNIRQIFEITKKRTFGGSSGGGSGSGTATAGDADKMSASTNSISNSQAQSNGVDNQRLNTQPHVATTTTTTHGATPSTAPALMSTSMPSLQLRQHTQASYQQHQQLVRKPTPTLTLMGANGSGNRSSYSEISDRLSIAESVGGSSGSCMSGSFTNMAGNALDAKQKLRLQQQLQQQQQLVQQQQQQLQQQHLQAQRQHSQPAMGQLAHLHQQQQQQMQQQQQHMQQQQQLQLQQMQQQPQPQQQQQQLQLQQMQQQQRSSGDISHLQHISTAATGQTATTTTMNGSVGVGETGEQQSKPSAALATTTTAAPATIAATTTATPTMSVMTSYENLLRPIAFKPIPFEPDYSLQHGRYIAGDVTAATTAAAAANSNVATAVVGDRYGSTPSLAAAQGSNSMRFGSTSDLRHGSAGGGSGAGVGAGGGVLGGGMAVGAYSSNNYCNSLMARRRGSRSLKINDSMESIRHTPDSDANSQSSTIKSTGSSAHNNASNNSNGLQQNAMLGGTSNFGFIGVGSTAGSGSGNSSGSAGNGSGKYLLSEQCDMTPSPSDSGISDLEAALKDRDSELSYLRQTMEHNEKDKENFWEHETKRLKTFYEAQQREYLLKMKKMEQMLAMQQFQFKQHKLRHTDQSNKLREQVADLKNENEILRSTNGSLKNSERNLKDSVAYIEEQLRESENTIAGIKAQLEESEWKVCERNGELALLKSQLKEANVEITLKEHAIVHLRHENTNAETQIYESLQENQKMTKQQKQVEQQQARTDKQAESELKQLNKIIILKDQVILALTNELAKLRKELSDLAIFQEYGEEPSGRFIRLKQQLDNLTDICNRTRRQAHKPEITAVNGAKEKVIDDTNLELIMNCLKIAPPLDDTDESENERERAQSKQRAEKRLAKMSADIQNFVYGAQNLPDIAMNHQTTHKPLKYTQSNPNKLEESTLDTLIEESASYAEEIAKLRKQLDDVRVNFELEKRQWCEEREKVLNYQKQLQAHYINMYQKLRSLEGTNEV
- the LOC120775723 gene encoding polyhomeotic-proximal chromatin protein-like isoform X1, which codes for MTTKPATVTLGISGRLGGKTNTNNNHNNTASFTARPAHITQASPTVAKRGHIRSASLENGNSFTAKNTLGLPVATAREQQQQHQQQQINLMSHTGTLKSRNEQKRMRGQKFGSHSSLDQDALPSSAGRTKFQNIRQIFEITKKRTFGGSSGGGSGSGTATAGDADKMSASTNSISNSQAQSNGVDNQRLNTQPHVATTTTTTHGATPSTAPALMSTSMPSLQLRQHTQASYQQHQQLVRKPTPTLTLMGANGSGNRSSYSEISDRLSIAESVGGSSGSCMSGSFTNMAGNALDAKQKLRLQQQLQQQQQLVQQQQQQLQQQHLQAQRQHSQPAMGQLAHLHQQQQQQMQQQQQHMQQQQQLQLQQMQQQPQPQQQQQQLQLQQMQQQQRSSGDISHLQHISTAATGQTATTTTMNGSVGVGETGEQQSKPSAALATTTTAAPATIAATTTATPTMSVMTSYENLLRPIAFKPIPFEPDYSLQHGRYIAGDVTAATTAAAAANSNVATAVVGDRYGSTPSLAAAQGSNSMRFGSTSDLRHGSAGGGSGAGVGAGGGVLGGGMAVGAYSSNNYCNSLMARRRGSRSLKINDSMESIRHTPDSDANSQSSTIKSTGSSAHNNASNNSNGLQQNAMLGGTSNFGFIGVGSTAGSGSGNSSGSAGNGSGKYLLSEQCDMTPSPSDSGISDLEAALKDRDSELSYLRQTMEHNEKVIFRVQKDKENFWEHETKRLKTFYEAQQREYLLKMKKMEQMLAMQQFQFKQHKLRHTDQSNKLREQVADLKNENEILRSTNGSLKNSERNLKDSVAYIEEQLRESENTIAGIKAQLEESEWKVCERNGELALLKSQLKEANVEITLKEHAIVHLRHENTNAETQIYESLQENQKMTKQQKQVEQQQARTDKQAESELKQLNKIIILKDQVILALTNELAKLRKELSDLAIFQEYGEEPSGRFIRLKQQLDNLTDICNRTRRQAHKPEITAVNGAKEKVIDDTNLELIMNCLKIAPPLDDTDESENERERAQSKQRAEKRLAKMSADIQNFVYGAQNLPDIAMNHQTTHKPLKYTQSNPNKLEESTLDTLIEESASYAEEIAKLRKQLDDVRVNFELEKRQWCEEREKVLNYQKQLQAHYINMYQKLRSLEGTNEV
- the LOC120775723 gene encoding myb-like protein P isoform X2, coding for MTTKPATVTLGISGRLGGKTNTNNNHNNTASFTARPAHITQASPTVAKRGHIRSASLENGNSFTAKNTLGLPVATAREQQQQHQQQQINLMSHTGTLKSRNEQKRMRGQKFGSHSSLDQDALPSSAGRTKFQNIRQIFEITKKRTFGGSSGGGSGSGTATAGDADKMSASTNSISNSQAQSNGVDNQRLNTQPHVATTTTTTHGATPSTAPALMSTSMPSLQLRQHTQASYQQHQQLVRKPTPTLTLMGANGSGNRSSYSEISDRLSIAESVGGSSGSCMSGSFTNMAGNALDAKQKLRLQQQLQQQQQLVQQQQQQLQQQHLQAQRQHSQPAMGQLAHLHQQQQQQMQQQQQHMQQQQQLQLQQMQQQPQPQQQQQQLQLQQMQQQQRSSGDISHLQHISTAATGQTATTTTMNGSVGVGETGEQSKPSAALATTTTAAPATIAATTTATPTMSVMTSYENLLRPIAFKPIPFEPDYSLQHGRYIAGDVTAATTAAAAANSNVATAVVGDRYGSTPSLAAAQGSNSMRFGSTSDLRHGSAGGGSGAGVGAGGGVLGGGMAVGAYSSNNYCNSLMARRRGSRSLKINDSMESIRHTPDSDANSQSSTIKSTGSSAHNNASNNSNGLQQNAMLGGTSNFGFIGVGSTAGSGSGNSSGSAGNGSGKYLLSEQCDMTPSPSDSGISDLEAALKDRDSELSYLRQTMEHNEKVIFRVQKDKENFWEHETKRLKTFYEAQQREYLLKMKKMEQMLAMQQFQFKQHKLRHTDQSNKLREQVADLKNENEILRSTNGSLKNSERNLKDSVAYIEEQLRESENTIAGIKAQLEESEWKVCERNGELALLKSQLKEANVEITLKEHAIVHLRHENTNAETQIYESLQENQKMTKQQKQVEQQQARTDKQAESELKQLNKIIILKDQVILALTNELAKLRKELSDLAIFQEYGEEPSGRFIRLKQQLDNLTDICNRTRRQAHKPEITAVNGAKEKVIDDTNLELIMNCLKIAPPLDDTDESENERERAQSKQRAEKRLAKMSADIQNFVYGAQNLPDIAMNHQTTHKPLKYTQSNPNKLEESTLDTLIEESASYAEEIAKLRKQLDDVRVNFELEKRQWCEEREKVLNYQKQLQAHYINMYQKLRSLEGTNEV